In Arachis stenosperma cultivar V10309 chromosome 1, arast.V10309.gnm1.PFL2, whole genome shotgun sequence, one DNA window encodes the following:
- the LOC130980437 gene encoding uncharacterized protein LOC130980437, with protein MTTRNQEASLKNMERQIGQISKQITIERPSSSLPSDTIPNPREECKAIQLRSGKILVKNEEATKKPREGDEKQAEREKANDEDATASKQPQNQPQEKENRPQNLKKEKKTMEEPNPRQHQVEKSLTPPLPYPQRFHKETKDQHFSKFLETFKKLEINIPLAEALEQMPLYAKFLKELINKKRSWNEKETVLLTEECSALIRKGLLPKLEDPGSFLLPCTIGNLFIDKGMCDLGASINLIPSSLVKKLGIEKVKPTQMSLELVDQSVT; from the exons ATGACAACAAGGAACCAGGAAGCCTCATTGAAGAACATGGAGAGGCAAATTGGACAAATCTCTAAACAGATCACCATTGAAAGACCATCAAGCTctctaccaagtgacaccattcctaatccaagagaggaatgcaAAGCGATAcaactaaggagtggaaagatcCTGGTGAAAAATGAAGAAGCAACCAAAAAGCCAAGAGAAGGCGACGAGAAACAAGCTGAAAGAGAAAAAGCCAATGATGAAGATGCAACAGCAAGCAAGCAGCCTCAGAATCAacctcaagaaaaagaaaacagacCACAAAACctgaagaaagaaaagaagaccATGGAAGAACCAAACCCAAGAcaacatcaagtggagaagagcttgACACCTCCACTGCCTTATCCCCAAAGATTCCACAAAGAGACTAAGGACCAACACTTCTctaaatttcttgagactttcaagaagttagAGATCAATATTCCCTTGGCTGAGGCACTGGAACAAATGCCCTTGTATGCCAAATTCTTAAAAgaactcatcaacaagaaaaggagtTGGAATGAGAAAGAGACTGTGCtgctcactgaagaatgcagtgcactaatCAGGAAGGGGCTCCTTCCCAAACTTGAAGATCCAGGAAGTTTCCTcctaccttgcaccattggaaaTCTATTCATcgacaaggggatgtgtgacttaggagcaagcataaatctgattCCATCCTCTTTAGTAAAGAAGCTTGGCATAGAAAAAGTGAAGCCAACACAAATGTCCTTAGAACTGGTGGATCAATCAGTG ACTTGA